A segment of the Bradyrhizobium sp. CCBAU 53340 genome:
CTGCGGGTGAAATGTCGAACGGGTACGCGTCGGCAAGACCAAGTGAGCGGTTGAGGCGGTTGATCGTCAGAGCGAGCGGGGTCCACAACTCAAGGAGCGCACCGAAATCGCTTTCCAGATACGGGTCATTCAGCGTGTGCTTTCCGCGCGCGTCCAACGACAACGGAAGTCCTGCCAGGGAATCCAGGGTCGAGACGATGTGCAGGAAGTGAGCGAAAGTCTCTGCCCAATCCTCCCAGGGATGATACGTCGCATACATGCTAATGTGACTCGCCGGATCGCAAGACCAATCCTGACGGGCATAATAATAGGCAAGCGCTGCCTGGTAGTTCTCTGTCTCGTCGCCAAACACCAGCCGAAACGGCGCTCGAAAACCCGCTTCGTGGATCAGGGCATTCCAGTAAAAGTGCCCTATCTCGTGTCGAAAGTGACCAAGCAGGGTGCGATAGGGTTCGCGAAAGGAAACACGCCTGATCTCGCGTTGTACGTCATCGGCCTCCGCAAGGTTGAGCGTTATCAGGCCGGATTCGTGACCGGTCAGGACCGGCCCATGCTCGTCCGAGAGAATCTCGAATGCCAGGCGAAATCCACCCGCGAACGCGATCGGCACGCGAAGCCGTCTCAGGTCGTAGATCAGCCTGCGCTTGGCTTCCTCCACGCGCTTCCAAAGGGCTACGTTACGGGGATTCTGTGTGGCGGGAATGACATGGGTCAGGGAGCAGGACATGCAGTAGGAAGTCGTGGAAACCGCGCACCAGTTGCAACCGATGATATTCCGATTGACGCATTCAAGGGCACTTTCCGCACCGATCATCGCCATATTCTCGGGATCGAAGATCAACGGCTGCATGCAGCCGTTGCATTTGGAGAGCTCGAAGGCCGATAGTTGCCCGCAATGAGGACATTTGAAATCTCTCATGATGGCGCACGACCATTGAGGGTGTCGATCAACGCACGTTGCTTCTTCAACGCGCGCTTCCTCAGAATATCAGCATCAACCTCGCTCACGGTTCGACGCGCGCCCTGGTAAGAGGCCTTCTCAGATACAGGCCGCGCCCCCCAGTCTTGCGTGGGTTGAATGGACATGGGCGTGACCCCGGATCGCATTTTCATCTTCAACAAAGCCTTCAGTTTGAAACGGGTTCCGGTCAGGCGCTGGGCGGATGTTCTCCACTCAATCGAGCATACGGCTGGCGGTCGGGACAGCGATGGCATACTGTTCACACCCGAGCGCTCGCAGCCTTCATCGGTGACGATGCCCAAATGGGGGTTCGTAACGGTCGCAATCATCTCTTTGGAGCTACTTCCATGAAGATCCGCGTCGGCTTCGAGATGATCTACGACTTTCCGCAACCGACCCCTCTTATCGCAGTTGTCGGCACTCACTTCACACGGGCATCCGACATTGTCCTGCCCGATCATCTTGTCAGCGAGCCGTCGGTGCCGATCACGCCCTACCGCGACGGTTTCGGGAATTGGTGCAGTCGTCTTGTCGCGCCAGCCGGCCGCATGCGCCTCTCAGCGGACGGCACAGTCCGAGACAGCGGTCTACCTGACGTGATCGTACCATCGGCCCAACAGCACGCAGTGGAAGATCTTCCGTCGGACACCATCGTATATTTGCTCGGCAGTCGGTATGTCGAGACTGACCGACTTACCGACGTGGCGTGGAAGTTGTTCGAGAAGACCGCGCCCGGTTGGGCACGGGTCAAGGCGATCTGCAACTTCGTGCATAACCACATTGCTTTCGGCTACGAGCACGCCCGCCCGACCAAGACCGCCTGGGAAGTGTTCAACGAAGGCAAA
Coding sequences within it:
- a CDS encoding transglutaminase family protein, giving the protein MKIRVGFEMIYDFPQPTPLIAVVGTHFTRASDIVLPDHLVSEPSVPITPYRDGFGNWCSRLVAPAGRMRLSADGTVRDSGLPDVIVPSAQQHAVEDLPSDTIVYLLGSRYVETDRLTDVAWKLFEKTAPGWARVKAICNFVHNHIAFGYEHARPTKTAWEVFNEGKGVCRDYAHLAIAFCRCMNIPARYCTGYLGDIGMAPPYAAGDFAGWCEAYIGGRWYTFDPRNNIPRIGRVLIAQGRDAADVPITQTFGPNTLLSFKVWADELTG
- a CDS encoding putative zinc-binding metallopeptidase, which gives rise to MQPLIFDPENMAMIGAESALECVNRNIIGCNWCAVSTTSYCMSCSLTHVIPATQNPRNVALWKRVEEAKRRLIYDLRRLRVPIAFAGGFRLAFEILSDEHGPVLTGHESGLITLNLAEADDVQREIRRVSFREPYRTLLGHFRHEIGHFYWNALIHEAGFRAPFRLVFGDETENYQAALAYYYARQDWSCDPASHISMYATYHPWEDWAETFAHFLHIVSTLDSLAGLPLSLDARGKHTLNDPYLESDFGALLELWTPLALTINRLNRSLGLADAYPFDISPAVGGKLHLVHMAITAFRNRQGNAHTTPMMC